Proteins encoded together in one Leptospira congkakensis window:
- a CDS encoding methyl-accepting chemotaxis protein — MSKFYSNLTIRLRLFLLPLPIFVFLLVLLVLFVRMQNENIEFTSKELKGIQIIKPVYVVFQEGLKRLKIGQEQTNTLKPLIDKGSKEIILSEVLAEDTIEITKWKSYLKYESFDQKTSLNFLSDTQELAIKIGDHSHLILDPELESYYQMEIILFQIPELWKNVALLKEVIRDEYLSSNQNQKNFTNTTFTKAVISINAIETVCANINKSNKKSLENAPKHAEKIGQTVIKTTNACKSYIDELKNIFLKENTKPTSAETLFTTIHKGTAIGAEIQSSSILILENLIQERLTEQKLQRMTNIIIVIVTLSLSILLILTIFSSINNPLKKVLLKINELSSGDADLTKQLPEFGNNEIGEITASINEFLKKLNQIMSQLKHSVKEVEKVSNQLKEDALSVSDNASGLASTSEESAASLEELSSSFDIMFGSISDETKNIFKIAEEIKNIEDSISSIEKELLQLSEESIASTNLADMGNQSIRSTDSSMVEIRSVTDEITGIVDLITDISEQTNLLALNASIEAARAGDAGRGFAVVAEEISKLADKTQISVKNIKNLIEKSNHAVNNGVSHVNETVNSLSKIVGQSNRIQIGVGKVKNEMSSQSNSLANVSHEVKELKILAESIESSCQEQKRTSEDMVVSVNTLSGNAQELAQSSEDLNRVSITISEVAISISNIADSFRTN, encoded by the coding sequence ATGTCAAAATTCTATTCTAATCTAACAATACGTTTACGATTGTTTCTTCTTCCCTTACCTATTTTTGTATTTTTATTAGTTCTCTTAGTATTATTCGTTCGAATGCAAAATGAAAATATCGAATTTACCAGTAAGGAACTAAAAGGAATTCAGATCATCAAACCTGTTTATGTTGTATTCCAAGAAGGATTAAAACGCCTAAAAATTGGTCAGGAACAAACAAATACATTAAAACCTTTGATAGACAAAGGATCAAAGGAAATCATTCTTTCTGAAGTATTGGCAGAGGATACAATTGAAATTACTAAATGGAAATCTTATTTAAAATACGAAAGTTTTGATCAAAAAACAAGTTTGAATTTTCTATCCGACACACAAGAATTGGCAATCAAAATCGGCGACCATTCTCATCTAATTTTGGATCCCGAACTAGAATCCTACTATCAAATGGAGATTATTTTATTCCAAATACCTGAACTTTGGAAAAATGTAGCTCTACTCAAAGAAGTGATTAGAGATGAATATTTAAGTTCTAATCAAAATCAAAAAAATTTCACCAACACTACTTTCACAAAAGCAGTTATTTCAATCAATGCAATCGAAACTGTTTGTGCAAACATAAACAAATCAAACAAAAAAAGTCTAGAGAATGCACCAAAACATGCAGAGAAAATTGGACAAACTGTTATAAAGACCACCAATGCATGTAAATCATATATAGATGAATTAAAAAATATTTTTCTAAAAGAAAACACTAAACCAACATCAGCCGAAACTTTATTTACAACTATCCATAAAGGTACAGCTATCGGTGCAGAGATTCAAAGTTCCTCCATTTTAATTTTAGAGAATTTAATTCAAGAACGACTAACAGAACAAAAATTACAACGTATGACGAATATCATTATCGTGATTGTAACTTTAAGTTTATCGATACTATTAATTCTTACGATTTTCAGTAGTATCAACAATCCTCTCAAAAAAGTTTTATTAAAAATTAACGAATTGTCCAGCGGTGATGCTGATCTGACGAAACAACTACCTGAATTTGGTAACAACGAAATTGGAGAGATTACGGCATCAATCAACGAATTCTTAAAAAAGTTAAATCAAATTATGAGTCAATTGAAACATTCAGTAAAGGAGGTAGAAAAAGTATCCAATCAACTCAAAGAAGATGCCCTCTCTGTTTCGGATAACGCATCTGGTTTAGCATCTACTTCAGAAGAATCAGCGGCCTCATTGGAAGAACTTTCATCTTCTTTTGATATTATGTTTGGGTCTATTTCCGATGAAACAAAAAACATTTTTAAAATTGCAGAAGAGATCAAAAACATTGAAGATTCTATCAGTAGCATAGAAAAAGAACTTTTACAACTATCCGAAGAATCAATTGCCTCTACCAATCTTGCTGATATGGGAAATCAATCCATTCGTAGTACAGATTCATCCATGGTAGAAATTCGGTCTGTGACAGATGAAATTACCGGTATCGTTGACTTAATCACTGATATTTCAGAGCAAACCAATTTACTTGCTCTAAATGCAAGTATTGAAGCAGCTCGTGCAGGTGACGCTGGGAGAGGATTTGCCGTAGTTGCAGAAGAGATATCGAAGTTAGCCGATAAAACACAAATTTCTGTTAAAAATATAAAGAACCTCATCGAAAAAAGTAATCATGCTGTTAATAACGGAGTGAGTCATGTGAACGAAACGGTAAATTCATTAAGTAAAATCGTAGGACAATCAAATCGAATCCAAATAGGAGTTGGAAAAGTAAAAAATGAAATGTCTTCTCAATCAAATAGTTTGGCAAATGTTTCCCATGAAGTTAAAGAATTAAAAATATTAGCCGAATCAATCGAATCATCTTGCCAAGAACAAAAACGTACCTCGGAGGATATGGTAGTCAGCGTCAATACACTCTCAGGAAATGCCCAAGAGCTTGCTCAAAGTTCAGAAGATTTAAACCGAGTGAGTATTACCATTAGTGAAGTAGCAATTTCTATTTCAAATATTGCAGACTCATTCCGCACGAACTAA
- a CDS encoding methyl-accepting chemotaxis protein, whose translation MSKFLSKFSIQSRLLLLPIPLIVSLLIILLILVRSLNGTIEFAKKEHLGIQAIKPIYSIYREGLKRFKIGEENTKELLPLLESAKSQIKSTELLEPETKELIAWNQYDQLESFDQPTTRNFLNDTQELALKVGDFSNLILDPEVNSYYQMEITFFRVPEILKNIGVLNEIIRDEYQNSAQNGSQYSSVSYTKALISINFIESTCKEIQKSHKKSIEDESPYVEDLKKISLESKKSCENFLLELKKTFIQSNTKPKTSEELFLILERGTKVVGDIQNNSIAVLEKLVNDRIQILSFQRNINISLVFVSLLISTIFVIFIFRSIKYPLITVLSKVNELSSGEADLTKTLPNFGSNEIGNITNSINLFLNNLNHIMNQLKISVSDSEKVSYKLKEDAISVSDNASSLASISEESAASLEELTTSFEIMFQFITNETKNIIKITEEMKTIESSIFNIEKALLQLTDQSINSTNLANLGNTSIQNTNQAMSEIHIVTKEITGIVDLITDISERTNLLALNASIEAARAGDAGMGFAVVAEEISKLADKTQFSVKNIKRLIDKSNSVVDIGANYVHETVNALSEIVEQSKRMQNSVDGLKEEMTTQTNSLINVTTELNGLQEMAETIEFSSREQKKASEDMVNTINTLSGNAQELANNSEDLNQVSQKIGEIAGTIAIVTNSFHTK comes from the coding sequence ATGTCAAAATTTCTTTCTAAGTTTTCTATACAGAGCAGACTTCTGCTTCTACCCATCCCTTTAATTGTATCGCTTTTAATCATTCTGCTTATTTTAGTACGGTCACTCAACGGTACGATTGAATTTGCGAAAAAAGAACATCTAGGAATCCAAGCAATCAAACCAATTTATTCTATTTATCGAGAAGGATTAAAACGATTCAAAATTGGTGAGGAAAACACAAAGGAACTTTTACCTCTGTTAGAATCTGCAAAATCACAAATAAAAAGTACTGAATTATTGGAACCAGAAACTAAAGAACTAATTGCTTGGAACCAATACGATCAACTAGAAAGTTTTGATCAACCCACTACAAGAAATTTCTTAAACGATACCCAAGAGTTAGCCTTGAAGGTGGGTGACTTCTCGAATCTAATCCTAGATCCAGAAGTGAATTCATATTATCAAATGGAAATTACCTTCTTTAGAGTTCCCGAAATTTTAAAAAACATAGGAGTGCTGAATGAAATCATTCGAGATGAATACCAAAATTCAGCCCAAAATGGCAGTCAATATTCAAGTGTAAGTTATACAAAAGCGCTTATCTCAATTAACTTCATAGAATCAACATGCAAAGAAATACAGAAGTCTCATAAAAAATCGATTGAAGATGAATCACCATATGTAGAAGACCTAAAGAAAATATCTTTAGAATCAAAAAAATCTTGTGAAAACTTTTTATTAGAATTAAAAAAAACATTCATACAATCAAATACAAAACCAAAAACATCCGAAGAACTGTTTTTAATACTTGAAAGAGGTACAAAAGTAGTCGGGGATATTCAGAACAATTCAATTGCCGTTCTTGAGAAATTGGTTAACGACCGAATCCAAATATTATCGTTTCAAAGAAACATCAACATAAGTTTAGTTTTTGTTTCATTACTAATTTCGACAATATTTGTTATTTTTATCTTTCGAAGCATCAAATACCCTTTGATCACTGTCCTTTCTAAAGTAAACGAACTTTCTAGTGGTGAAGCTGACTTAACAAAAACTCTTCCCAACTTTGGTTCGAATGAAATCGGAAATATAACAAACTCTATCAATCTTTTTCTGAATAATCTAAATCATATCATGAATCAATTGAAAATTTCTGTGAGTGATTCAGAAAAAGTATCTTACAAATTAAAAGAAGATGCTATATCGGTTTCTGACAATGCTTCTTCTTTAGCTTCTATCTCGGAAGAGTCTGCTGCATCACTGGAAGAACTTACTACTTCTTTTGAAATCATGTTTCAATTCATTACAAACGAAACAAAAAATATTATCAAAATTACAGAAGAAATGAAAACAATTGAAAGTTCAATTTTTAATATAGAGAAAGCACTATTACAATTAACAGATCAATCCATAAACTCTACAAATTTAGCCAATTTAGGAAATACTTCCATTCAAAACACAAACCAAGCAATGTCAGAGATTCATATTGTTACAAAAGAAATCACAGGCATTGTTGATTTAATCACCGATATCTCAGAAAGGACTAACTTACTCGCGTTAAACGCAAGTATTGAAGCGGCTCGTGCAGGTGACGCCGGTATGGGTTTTGCAGTAGTAGCAGAAGAAATATCCAAGTTAGCTGACAAAACACAATTTTCTGTTAAGAACATCAAAAGACTGATTGATAAAAGTAATTCCGTAGTGGATATCGGTGCAAACTATGTTCATGAAACGGTGAATGCACTTAGTGAAATCGTAGAACAATCGAAAAGAATGCAAAATAGTGTAGACGGCTTAAAAGAAGAAATGACTACGCAAACAAATAGTTTAATCAATGTTACAACCGAATTAAACGGCCTACAGGAAATGGCAGAAACCATTGAGTTTTCGAGTCGAGAACAGAAAAAAGCATCTGAAGATATGGTAAATACAATCAATACTCTTTCCGGAAATGCCCAAGAGCTTGCAAACAACTCAGAAGATCTAAACCAAGTCAGCCAAAAGATAGGAGAAATTGCAGGAACCATTGCGATCGTAACCAACTCTTTCCATACAAAATAA
- a CDS encoding outer membrane beta-barrel protein codes for MRNKYNLLATSVALLVSSSLFAQGETKEKSWYDKINVSGYVDVFYMYTANNVEGAKRDASGTFNTQNKQFGVSAAALDLQKLADKDSPWGFRTVFQNGQNNVYQEAPYNQTNSTVNMNMLQQAYVSFYFPVLKGLTVDMGKMATHIGYELLETKDNPVYTIGYIFFNTIPFINTGARANLAVSDKLNLGFYLYNSVGGTGSDITAYNNANVSTYRDGVNKNKAVGTQVSYDIISDKLKVTWNTLYGVDVTYARPSNADYWMNEVYGTPINAKRASYQNDYWLINNVIVNFTPNDKTLISFDYTQGDKSGAAATLNDPTTQVDVDGNKFSLTRDDSNAKRTYKTYGLWFRYKFTDKWALAGRYERIDDSKNGGPLGVSNNTAGRHDLQYMGSLGYNNTKYYLGSAQTFTITPTYYYGDNIIIKVDFRRDQAKGQVFTDEKGQPQTYQHGVTLGVVATF; via the coding sequence ATGAGAAATAAATATAATCTTCTCGCAACTTCGGTTGCCCTGCTCGTTTCAAGTTCACTCTTTGCTCAAGGCGAGACAAAAGAAAAATCTTGGTACGATAAGATCAACGTTTCCGGTTACGTAGATGTGTTCTATATGTATACTGCAAACAACGTGGAAGGAGCAAAACGTGATGCTTCAGGAACTTTCAACACGCAAAACAAACAATTCGGTGTCTCAGCTGCAGCACTTGATTTGCAGAAACTTGCGGACAAAGATAGTCCTTGGGGATTTAGAACTGTTTTCCAAAACGGTCAAAACAACGTTTATCAAGAAGCACCTTATAACCAAACAAATAGTACTGTGAACATGAACATGCTCCAACAAGCATACGTTTCATTCTACTTCCCAGTATTAAAAGGTTTGACTGTTGATATGGGTAAGATGGCCACGCACATTGGTTATGAACTTTTGGAAACAAAAGATAACCCTGTTTATACGATTGGTTACATATTCTTTAACACAATCCCGTTCATCAACACAGGTGCTAGAGCAAACTTAGCAGTTTCGGATAAATTGAACTTAGGTTTTTATCTATACAATAGTGTGGGTGGAACTGGTTCAGATATAACTGCGTATAACAATGCAAACGTGTCTACTTACCGGGACGGTGTTAACAAAAATAAAGCTGTGGGAACGCAAGTTTCTTACGACATTATTTCTGATAAACTTAAAGTAACATGGAACACACTGTATGGCGTGGACGTAACTTACGCAAGACCATCCAATGCTGACTACTGGATGAACGAAGTGTATGGAACTCCTATCAACGCAAAACGTGCTAGTTACCAAAACGATTATTGGCTAATTAACAACGTAATTGTTAACTTTACTCCAAACGACAAAACTCTTATCTCATTTGACTATACTCAAGGAGATAAAAGCGGTGCGGCGGCTACTTTGAACGATCCTACAACTCAAGTTGATGTTGATGGAAACAAGTTCTCTTTAACTCGTGATGACAGTAATGCAAAAAGAACTTACAAAACATATGGTTTGTGGTTCCGATATAAGTTTACTGACAAATGGGCTCTTGCAGGTCGTTACGAAAGAATTGATGATTCCAAAAACGGTGGTCCACTTGGTGTTAGTAACAACACTGCAGGAAGACATGACCTTCAATACATGGGTAGCCTTGGATACAACAACACAAAGTATTACCTAGGAAGCGCTCAAACGTTTACAATCACACCTACTTACTATTATGGAGACAACATTATCATCAAAGTTGACTTCAGAAGAGACCAAGCAAAAGGTCAAGTTTTCACTGACGAAAAAGGGCAACCTCAAACGTATCAACACGGTGTAACTTTAGGCGTTGTTGCAACATTCTAA
- a CDS encoding LIC_13355 family lipoprotein: MGQFQIKSILLLFLITLTFLQCSEKEKNNDLLLPLLALPLTNSSSVGPCPPTTLPTSIPIANTVVSANSNVSGFNNSSKAINGICGGGEFSGSLDVYALNLTGAGATIVLSWAGKTVKNVTGIDFIVYENPFKVSDTSDRYAFDPMVVHVSFDGTNYCGFDLSGFNPSVADSNKISSWPGFGGLRPVLYNMATKQFSLDELFTSTGSGFLLGGGDGFNLDDLIVGGPGANCDAAARTNIQNNGFKFIKMTSASAVINPNTGSGYVYPHSYTNGSDIDGVVAKSVE, encoded by the coding sequence GTGGGTCAGTTTCAAATAAAATCTATTCTATTATTATTCTTAATCACTTTGACTTTTCTGCAATGTTCTGAGAAGGAAAAAAATAATGACCTCTTGTTGCCATTATTAGCTCTACCACTAACAAACTCTTCTTCTGTGGGTCCATGCCCGCCAACTACCCTCCCAACATCGATTCCCATTGCAAATACAGTTGTCTCTGCCAATTCCAATGTGAGTGGATTCAACAACTCATCTAAAGCAATCAATGGCATTTGTGGTGGTGGAGAGTTTTCTGGATCTTTAGATGTTTATGCATTAAATTTAACAGGAGCTGGTGCAACCATCGTTTTATCATGGGCAGGAAAAACAGTAAAGAACGTTACTGGAATTGATTTTATAGTTTATGAAAACCCCTTTAAGGTTTCAGATACTAGCGATCGATATGCATTTGATCCAATGGTAGTCCACGTTTCTTTTGACGGTACAAACTACTGTGGTTTCGATCTCAGTGGTTTTAATCCAAGTGTAGCCGATAGTAATAAAATTTCTTCTTGGCCTGGATTTGGTGGTCTTCGACCGGTTCTTTACAATATGGCCACCAAACAATTTAGCTTAGATGAATTGTTTACATCCACAGGAAGTGGATTTTTGTTAGGTGGTGGTGATGGCTTCAATCTTGATGATTTAATCGTTGGTGGACCCGGTGCCAATTGTGATGCGGCCGCTCGTACCAATATCCAAAACAATGGATTTAAATTTATAAAAATGACTTCTGCCTCGGCGGTTATCAATCCAAATACAGGATCAGGATATGTATACCCTCACTCATATACCAATGGATCGGATATCGATGGGGTGGTTGCTAAATCCGTTGAATGA
- the secA gene encoding preprotein translocase subunit SecA, translated as MFQKILTILFGSKYERDLKRLNPIVDAINSFEPTIKAMDDETLSHQTKKFKERLASGETLDDVLPEAFATVREVAYRTLGMRHFDVQMMGGISLHWGNISEMKTGEGKTLTSTLPIYLNSLSDEGVHVVTVNDYLAKRDANWMRPVYEFLKVSVGVIQHDMDHEERKIAYNSDITYGTNNEFGFDYLRDNMVSYKEHRVQRQHNFAIVDEVDSILVDEARTPLIISGPAEESTDKYLKVDRIIPKLIEGEDYEIDEKAKNVILSEAGVHHVEELLGVDNLYQAENIELVHHVQQALKAHKIFYKDKDYVVQGGEVIIVDEFTGRLMKGRRYSDGLHQSLEAKEGVPIARESQTLASITFQNYFRIYKKLAGMTGTADTEAEEFKKIYNLDVIVIPSNVKIQRLDMADRVYKTEREKFDAVVKDIQEKVAKKQPVLVGTISIEKSEVLSKLLTSHGIAHNVLNAKQHERESEIVANAGRPGAITIATNMAGRGTDIVLGGAPKYKDDLEKLDELSESSGIKAKAELEVIYSFREYLIKQKFEDAESKISEIRNDNIKKECNKILTEAKKWKVDHDFVIGAGGLHIIGSERHESRRIDNQLRGRSGRQGDPGSSRFYLSLQDDLMRIFGSDRIARIMDTLKMPEGQELEHNMVSNAIARAQKRVEGHNFDIRKHLLEYDDVMNRQRIYIYGIRNELLDKGNMSRTIADFFDEVVENQVIVYCEGNNVDAWETESLNEWLQSLGITETIDAKQFKKESNPQLKVFEIVSKLVKDLYEFKVSSIGEDVWRSIERNVFLDILDHRWKEHLYAMDHLKEGIWTVGYGEKNPLIEYKLQGFKMFDQLVESLKNEVVSFLLKIEVTDSDRNQDESSPKEYKKIGEEQRAEVDMFGNEVKSNKTKAQVSSTTSSGGGSERKSSRRKK; from the coding sequence ATGTTTCAAAAAATATTAACAATTTTATTCGGCAGTAAGTATGAAAGGGATTTGAAAAGACTGAATCCTATTGTAGATGCTATCAATTCTTTTGAGCCGACAATCAAAGCAATGGATGACGAAACGTTGTCTCATCAAACGAAAAAGTTTAAAGAAAGGTTGGCCTCTGGAGAAACTTTAGATGATGTTTTACCTGAAGCATTCGCAACAGTTCGTGAAGTGGCTTATAGAACTTTGGGTATGCGTCATTTTGACGTGCAGATGATGGGTGGTATTTCCTTACATTGGGGAAACATTTCTGAAATGAAAACTGGTGAAGGTAAAACGTTAACTTCTACGTTACCTATTTACCTAAATTCACTTTCTGACGAAGGTGTTCATGTTGTTACAGTAAACGACTATTTGGCGAAACGGGATGCAAATTGGATGCGCCCTGTGTATGAATTTTTGAAAGTTTCTGTTGGTGTCATTCAACATGATATGGATCATGAAGAAAGAAAAATAGCTTATAATTCTGATATTACTTATGGAACCAACAACGAGTTCGGTTTTGATTACCTTCGTGATAACATGGTAAGTTATAAAGAACATCGCGTACAAAGACAACATAACTTTGCGATCGTGGATGAGGTGGATTCAATTTTAGTGGATGAAGCGAGAACTCCGCTTATCATTTCTGGCCCAGCCGAAGAATCCACAGACAAATATCTGAAAGTTGATAGAATCATCCCAAAACTCATTGAAGGTGAGGACTATGAAATCGATGAAAAAGCAAAAAATGTAATTTTGTCGGAAGCAGGAGTTCATCACGTAGAGGAACTGTTAGGTGTTGATAACTTATACCAAGCAGAAAATATTGAACTCGTTCACCACGTACAACAAGCTTTAAAAGCTCATAAGATTTTTTATAAAGATAAGGACTATGTGGTTCAAGGCGGGGAAGTCATTATTGTTGATGAGTTCACTGGTCGTTTGATGAAAGGTCGCCGTTACTCGGATGGTTTACACCAATCTTTGGAAGCAAAAGAAGGTGTTCCGATTGCGCGTGAATCGCAAACACTTGCATCCATTACTTTCCAAAACTATTTCCGTATCTATAAAAAGTTAGCTGGTATGACGGGAACTGCGGATACGGAAGCGGAAGAATTCAAAAAAATCTACAATTTAGATGTGATAGTCATTCCTTCTAATGTAAAGATCCAACGTTTGGATATGGCTGACCGTGTTTATAAAACAGAACGTGAAAAGTTTGATGCTGTAGTTAAAGACATTCAAGAAAAAGTAGCTAAAAAGCAACCGGTATTAGTGGGAACAATTTCCATTGAAAAATCGGAAGTGTTGTCTAAACTTTTAACTTCACATGGGATTGCACATAATGTATTAAATGCAAAACAACATGAGAGAGAATCTGAAATTGTTGCCAATGCGGGTCGTCCTGGTGCCATTACGATTGCTACGAACATGGCAGGTCGTGGAACCGATATCGTTCTTGGTGGTGCACCTAAATACAAAGATGATTTGGAAAAGTTAGATGAACTTAGTGAATCCTCTGGAATTAAAGCCAAAGCAGAACTAGAAGTTATTTATAGTTTTCGTGAGTATCTGATCAAACAGAAGTTTGAAGATGCTGAATCAAAAATATCTGAAATTAGAAACGATAATATCAAAAAAGAATGTAACAAAATTCTAACAGAAGCCAAAAAATGGAAAGTAGATCATGACTTCGTGATTGGTGCTGGTGGGTTACATATCATTGGTTCGGAACGACATGAGTCACGTCGGATTGATAACCAGCTCCGTGGTCGGTCTGGTAGACAAGGTGACCCAGGTTCTTCGAGGTTTTATTTATCCCTCCAAGATGATTTGATGCGAATTTTTGGATCCGATCGAATTGCTCGTATTATGGATACACTCAAGATGCCAGAAGGCCAAGAGTTAGAACATAATATGGTATCCAATGCCATCGCTCGTGCTCAGAAACGCGTTGAAGGCCATAACTTTGACATCAGAAAACACTTGTTAGAGTATGATGATGTGATGAATCGTCAAAGGATTTATATCTACGGAATTCGTAATGAACTTTTAGACAAAGGTAACATGTCGCGAACCATCGCAGATTTTTTTGATGAAGTTGTTGAGAACCAAGTAATTGTTTATTGCGAAGGGAATAATGTTGATGCTTGGGAAACTGAATCACTAAATGAGTGGTTACAAAGTTTAGGAATCACAGAAACTATTGATGCAAAACAATTTAAAAAGGAATCGAATCCTCAATTGAAAGTATTTGAGATTGTTTCCAAACTTGTAAAAGATTTGTATGAATTCAAAGTTTCTTCCATTGGCGAAGATGTTTGGAGATCGATCGAAAGAAATGTATTTTTAGACATTCTGGATCATAGATGGAAAGAACATTTGTATGCAATGGATCATTTGAAAGAAGGAATTTGGACTGTTGGTTACGGTGAAAAAAATCCTTTGATTGAATATAAACTACAAGGATTTAAGATGTTTGATCAGTTGGTCGAAAGTCTTAAAAATGAAGTGGTTTCCTTCCTATTAAAAATTGAAGTTACTGACTCAGATCGTAATCAAGATGAATCATCACCAAAAGAATACAAAAAAATTGGTGAAGAACAAAGAGCGGAAGTGGATATGTTTGGGAATGAAGTGAAATCCAACAAAACTAAAGCTCAAGTATCATCCACAACTAGTTCTGGTGGTGGATCAGAAAGAAAATCTAGTCGTAGAAAGAAGTAA
- a CDS encoding cytochrome-c peroxidase — protein sequence MITNFSYASELQTSAREKIGILPNSVPGSESDNATLISLGNKLFRDNKLSSNHVQSCLTCHPIDGNAAGMDRQSTSRGTFGQQGKRNTPTILNVGFLPIIFWDGRRSTLYEQAIDPFVNPLEMSLPSETELLTRIQNDSSYTSFFANAFPESPAPSIHSIRLGLVAFERSLVSKSRFDDFLESNVFALKAEELEGLKIFLDVGCTNCHKQNLLGGSQFTKLDTVHSYNTNDLGRFEFTNNPEDKFFFKVPPLRNVTLTAPYFHDGSVSTIKEAVRRMNHYNLNRIINDSEIDLLVSFLRTLSDKTKTN from the coding sequence TTGATTACAAATTTTTCCTACGCATCGGAATTACAAACATCTGCTAGAGAAAAAATTGGAATTCTACCAAATTCTGTTCCTGGCTCTGAATCTGATAATGCCACTTTGATTAGTTTAGGTAACAAACTTTTTAGAGATAACAAACTTTCTTCGAATCATGTCCAATCTTGTTTAACTTGTCATCCCATTGATGGAAATGCAGCTGGGATGGATCGCCAATCCACTTCACGAGGAACATTTGGACAACAAGGAAAAAGAAATACTCCTACGATACTCAATGTTGGTTTTTTGCCGATTATTTTTTGGGATGGCAGACGGAGTACATTGTACGAACAAGCTATTGATCCATTTGTAAATCCACTTGAAATGTCTTTGCCATCGGAAACAGAACTATTAACAAGAATCCAAAATGACTCCAGTTACACTTCTTTTTTTGCAAATGCTTTCCCCGAATCGCCGGCTCCGAGTATCCATTCCATTCGATTAGGACTCGTGGCTTTCGAAAGGTCCCTAGTATCAAAATCTAGATTCGATGATTTTTTAGAATCAAATGTTTTTGCTTTAAAGGCTGAAGAATTAGAAGGATTAAAAATATTTTTAGATGTGGGATGTACAAATTGTCACAAACAAAATCTTCTAGGTGGGTCTCAATTTACAAAATTAGATACAGTACATTCTTACAATACAAATGATTTAGGCAGATTTGAATTTACCAATAATCCAGAAGATAAATTTTTCTTTAAGGTTCCACCTCTACGTAACGTAACCCTGACAGCACCTTACTTTCATGATGGTAGTGTTTCCACTATCAAAGAAGCAGTTCGCCGTATGAACCATTACAATCTGAACCGTATAATTAATGATTCAGAGATTGACTTACTTGTTTCTTTTTTAAGAACCTTGTCAGACAAAACAAAGACAAACTAA